The sequence below is a genomic window from Halolamina litorea.
CCGGCTTCGCGGGCAATCAGGACGCCTACGAGAACGCCGTCGACGACCTGTTCGACGCGCTCGACCACTGGGAGGGCGTGCTCTCCGAGCAGCGCTACCTCGCCGGCGACGGCGAGCGACTCACCCTCGCGGACGTGGCGATGTTCGCCACGCTGGTCCGATTCGACCACGTCTACCACACCCACTTCAAGTGCAACCGCCGGGCGATCCACGAGTACCCGAACCTCTGGGGCTACACGAAGGACCTGTACCAGACCCCGGGCATCGCCGAGACGGTGAACGTGGACCACATCACCCGGCACTACTACGGCAGCCACGCCGACATCAACCCCACGCGCATCGTCGCCGTCGGCCCCGACATCGACTTCACCGAGCCACACAGCCGGGACGAGTTCCGCGGCGAGGCGCCGCTGGTCGAGTAGGCACCACGGAGTAGTCCACCTGTCGACAGGTCCATACGGCACCGCTCGAAACGCCGGGGCATGGTCTCCAGTCCCTCCACGACCCAACTGTTCGGCGTCGCGATGCTCGTCGTCGGCGCCGTCGTCCTCCTGTTCAGCCTCCGGTACGTGTGGCGTGCCGGCCGCGTCTTCCGGTCCCAGTCGGTCACGAGCCTCGCGGGGGTCACACCCGGCTCGTACGTGCGGGTCGCCGGGGCCGTCGAGGACGGCGACGAGGGGGCGCTGACGGCGCCGTTCTCCGGCCGCGAATCGCTCGTGCTCCGCTACGCCGTCGAGGAGCGTCGCCTCAGCCCGCTGCTCCTGCCGTGGTTCGTGACGATCCACGAACGCGCCGGCTCGGTCCCGTTCCGACTTCGGACGCCCGCGGCCGCCGTCGACGTGGTCGAACCGGCCCACACGGTGACCCTCGACCGTGCCACGGTCGCCACCGTCGACGCCGACGAGGACGCCCCCGAGCGGATCGCTCGCTTCGAACGCCGTACCGACGCCCTCCCGACGACGACGGCGTGGCGCGACCCACCGGGACCGCTCCGCGGGATCGCTGCCGCGCTCTCGTTCGGGACCCGACGGTACACCGAGCAGCGAGCCTCGCCGGGCGACGATGTGACCGTGGTCGGCCGAGTGACCGAGTCGGGCGACCTCGATCCGCTCGTGGTCTCGGACCGGTCCCGTGGCGCGACGCTCCGCCGGATGGCGGGCACGTCGCTGCTGGGACTCGCCATCGGCGCGTTCGCCGTCGCGATGGGGCTGGTGTTGCTGTTCGTCGCCTGAGGCTGGCGGAACTGCCTTGTGCCCTCGCACGCACGCTCGGGTATGCCCACGCCGACCGAGCGCGTTCGCGCCTGCGAGCGCTCGAAGATCCGCGTCATGTTCGACCTCGCGGAGGCCGCCGACCGCGACCTGGTGCGCCTCGAAGTCGGGGAACCGGACTTCGACACCGCCGAACACGTCGTCGACGCCGCCTGCGAGGCCGCCCGTACCGGCGAGACCCACTACACGAGCAACGCCGGCCTACCGGAACTCCGTGCGGCCATCTCGGACACCCTCGAACGGGAGTTCGAGGTCGAGTACGACGCCGACCAACTGACCGTGACCAACGGCGGGATGGAGGCGCTCCACCTCGCCATCCTGGCAACCGTCGAGGACGGCGAGGAGGTGGTGATCCCCTCGCCCTCGTGGCCGAACTACTGGACCCAGACCCGACTCGCCGACGGCGTCCCCGTCGAGGTGCCGATGGCCGAGGAGACGGGCTACGCCCTCGACGCCGACCGGGTGATCGACGCGATGAGCGACGACACCGCGGCGGTGATCCTCTGTTCGCCCTCGAACCCGACCGGACAGGTGTTCGATCCGGAGCCGATGCGCGCGGTCGTCGAGGCCGCCGCCGACCACGACGCCTACGTCCTCGCCGACGAGGTCTACCTCGGCCTGACGTACGACCGCGACCCGACCGGGCTCGCGGCGCTGACGGGCCACCCCGACCACCTCCTCACGATCGGCTCCTGCTCGAAGGCCTACGCGATGACGGGCTGGCGGGTCGGCTGGCTCGGCGGGCCGACCGAACTCGTCGACGAGGCGACCAAGATCCACGAGAGCACGACCGCCTGTGCGGGCTCAGTCGCTCAGCACGCCGCCATCGCCGCCCTCACCGGACCGCAGGAGCCCGTCGAGGAGATGTACGAGGCCTTCGCCGAGCGCCGCGAGTACGTCGCCGAGCGCGTCGCCGACATGGAGGGGGTCTCGGCGCCGACGCCCGACGGGGCGTTCTACGCGTTCCTCGACGTGGACCTGCCCGGGAGCAGCCTCGAGGTTGCCAAACGACTCCTCCGCGAGCAGGACGTGGTGCTCGCGCCCGGCGACGGCTTCGGCGAGGCCGGCGAGGGGAAACTCCGGCTCTCCTTCGCGAACTCGCTGGACCGACTCGAGAAGGGACTCGACGGCATCGAGGCGGCGGTCCGCGACGCCTGAGACACGGACGGCGCGATGGCCTGCATCCACGCAGTTAAAGCCGCCCACTGCGTAGGTAATCGCCATGGTTGCTGTCGAGATGGCGGCCGACGAGATCGACGCCTTCCTCCGCGGGGCGGGGGCCGGAACGCTCTCCCTCGCCGACGGCGGCGAGAGCTACGCGATCCCCGAGTCGTTCGGCTACGACGGGGAACACCTCTACTTCCAGCTGGTGCGGGACGAGGACAGCCGCAAGATGCAGTTCCTCGACGGCACCGGGACTGCGACGTTCACGGTGTGGACCGAGGCGCCGGCCGAAAGCGTCGTCGCCCGGGGGACGCTCGAGCCGGTCCCGGATGCCGACGTGGTCACGGCGTCGAACGCGATCGCGGAGAACGCCACGGTCCCGACGCTCAACGTCGTCCCCGACAGCACGGTCGACAAGTTGGGGATGGAGTACTACCGGCTGGTCCCCGAGGAACTGACCGGGCGGAAGTTCGGCGCCAACCCGGAGTCCCTCGCGGACTGAGCCCGCGCCGGATCGGCCCTCACCGCATCAGTTCGCCGCCGTTGACGTGCAGCGTCTCGCCCGTGACGAAGCCGGCGTCCCGCAGGTACGCACAGCCGTCGGCGATGTCCTCGACCTGTCCGATCCGGCCGACCGGGATCCGTGCGATCTCCTCGGCCATCTCTTCGTCCGTCCGGTCGCTCACCATGTCCGTCTCGATGTGGCCCGGCGCGACCGCGTTCACCCGGATGTCGGGCGCGAAGTCCGACGCGTGGCTCTTGGTCAGCGAGAGCAGCGCCCCCTTCGAGGCCGCGTAGTGCACCTCGATGGGCGCGCCGGTGAACGCGAGGATCGAGGAGATGTTCACCACCGACGGGTTGTCCGCTGACTCCTCGAGGTACGGGAGCGCGGCCTTCGTGACGGTGAACGCGCTGTTGACGTTCACGTCCATGACGCGGTCGAAGTCCTCGGAGGAGAGCTCCGCCGTGTAGACGTGCTGGTCGATCCCCGCGTTGTTGACCACGTGATCGACGCCGCCGAAGGCGTCGGCGGCCGTCTCGACCAGTCGCTCGGCACCCGCCGGATCGGACACGTCGGCGCCGACGACGACCGCCTCCTGACCGGCCGCCCGGACGCGCTCTGCGGTCTCCTCGGCTTTCGCCTCGCTGGTGTGGTAGTTCACCGCGACGTCGTAGCCGTCGGCGGCGTAGCGTTCGGCGACGCCGCGACCGATACCCCGGGACGAGCCGGTGACGATTGCTGCTGGCACGTTCGCTCATTGTCGCTCCGGCACTTGGCTGTCGGGGTGCGGGCGAGGCCGGCCGGCAGCCGCGACGCACTCTTGCCCGCACGGTCCCATCGCCCCGACATGGGCCGCTTCCGTGCTCGCGTGCTCCGACTCGCCCCGCCGCCGCGAGCAGTTGACTGGGCGATCCTCGCCGTCGTCGCCGGCGCCGTCGCCACGGGGCTGCTCGCGTGGACGGGCTGGCTCCCGCAGGGCGTCCTCGTCGACCTCCACGGGATCATCGGCGTCACGCTGACCGGCCTGCTGGCGTTCAAGTTCGCCCGTGTCGCCCGCCGGGTGACCGACCGCCGGGCGTGGGACCGAACGACGCCGGTGTCGGTCCTTCTCGGCACCGTGGCCGTCGCCGCCCTCGTCACCGGGGTCTTCTGGAGCCTCGGCGGCAACGTTCCGCTGGGGCCGTGGACGACGCTCAACGCCCACGTCGGGTTGGGGCTGCTCGTCGTGCCGATACTCCTCGTTCACCTCCGTTCTCGACTCCGGCTCCCCGGCCGAACCGACGCATCGCGGCGGAGTGCGATCCGCCTCGGCGGACTGCTCGTCGCGGGGACGCTCGCCTGGCGGCTCGGCGAGGCAGTCGCCGGCGTCCGCGGCGTGACGACCCGCGAGACCGGCTCGAAGCCGACCGGGACGCTGTACGACACCGAGACTGAGGGCGGCTCGTTCCCCGTCACTTCGTGGGTCGCCGACGACCCCGATCCGATCGACCGCGAGACGTGGACGCTCTCGGTGACGGGGCTGGACGGCGACGGGGCCGAGATGCGATACGGCGACCTGCTCGCGGTCGCTGGCGACGAGCGCCGGGCGACGCTCGACTGCACGAGCGGCTGGTACACGGTGCAGAACTGGCGGGGGGTCCGCGTCGGCGACCTGCTCGCGGCGGCCGGCGTCGACCCGGACGCCGAGGGAGCCCGTTGGGTTCGGTTCGTCAGCGTCACGGGCTACCGCTGGAGCCTCCCGCTGGCGGAGGCCAGCGACGCGCTGCTGGCGACGGGCATCGACGCCGCGACGCTCGGGCACGGCCACGGCGGGCCGGCACGGCTGGTCGCGCCCGGTCGACGGGGGTTCCAGTGGGTGAAGTGGGTCGAGCGGGTCGAACTCCGGCGTGATCCCGATCCGGCTCAGTGGCTCGTGACCCTGATCAGCGGCTTCGACTGACCCGCGCTGCGCGGGTTTTTGTACCCGCGGCCCCCCGTCCGGCCATGGAACGAGTCGCCGTCGACGACCTCGAGAACAGCGTGCAGGCCGCCGCGGTGATGCGCGGCCTCACCGAACCGCTGGGGCTGACCGACGTCGCGATCAACCACTACGAACTGGAGCCCGGCGACTCCTTCGCGTTCGCCTACCACAACCACGAGGTGCAGGAGGAGGTGTTCTACGTCGTCTCGGGGACGGCGACGTTCGAGACCGAATCGGGTCCCGTCGTCGTCGGCCCTCGGGAAGCGATACGGTTCGACCGCGAGGAGTTCCAACGCGGCTGGAACCGCGGTGACGAGCGGGTCGTCGCGATCGCCATCGGGGCGCCGCTCGACTACGGCACGCAGGTGAAACTGCGGGACTGTCCCGAGTGTGGCGAAGAGACTGACAACGACCTCGAGCGACCCGAGGGGGAGGACGTGGTGGTCGCCCGCTGCAAACGCTGTGGCACCGAGACGGGCCGTTGGTACCGCGGGTCGATGGACGAGGTGCCCTGACTACGCCGAGTCGTCGGTGTCGTCACCGTCACCGTCACCGTCGGCGTCGGCGGCCGCCGCCGGCCCGGTCTGTCGGTCCCGGTCGCGCTCCCGGTCGGCGAGGATGGCGAACCCGGGGAGGCCCATCCCCATGCCGACGGCGAAGGGGACCCAGAACAGCGGCTCGCCGACGGCCAACAGCGCGAGCGAGAGGACGAACGCCCCGACCACCGAGAAGCCGGCCAGCCGGTCGAGCCGGTAGCTGCGTGCGCTGTCGCCGTCGGTGCCGGAACGCTCGCTCATAGCGGATGCAGGTGGCCGGCGCTCAAAGGTACTGTGTTCCGGGCTGCGTAGATCCCACCGGAGGGGCGTGACCCCTCCGTCCGTCGCGGTTCCCACAGCGCGACGGCACGCGTTCCGACACCCAGCCGCCCTCCGCGGACTCGCCGGACACGAGACGTGCTGGGTACCCGGCGTACACGACGGGACCGCTTCAGTTGTTCGCCCGCTATCACGCGATGATAACGTCGCCGATCAGACCGAGAACTCGTACACGTCGTCACCGACGTGGTGGAGCGACTCGACGACTTTCCCGCTGTCGCCGACCATCTCGTCGCCGTCGACGAGCGCGCGACCGACCGCGAGCGCCTTGCCGTGGCTCTCCTCGACGATGACGACGAGGTCACCCTCCTCGATGGCCTCGTCGGCCTCGGTGATGCCGGGGCGCATCACGTCGGCGCCGCCGCTGACGAACGAGACGGCGCCGGCGTCGACGGTGACGACACCCTCGTCGGGCGGGTGGCTGTTGGCCCCCCGGACCGAGAGGAACGGCTCGCCCTCGTAGTAGAGCACGTCGGGTTCGCCGTCGACGAGCACCACGTCGAAGGTGGTGTCCTCGAGTTCGACCAGTTCGTACGTGTCGGCGTCCAGTTCCACGCCCAGCCCCTCGCTGAGCGCGTCCTCGATCTCGGCCACGGCGTCGCTGCGGAGGTGGTGGCGGGAGCTGACCTTCATGTCTCCTCGTGGGCCGTCTCGGGGCATAAATCGCCCGCTCCATCCGGCGGTGGCGAACCGCTTTTGCGGGACGCCGCCGACGATGGGCCCGATGCCCCCGCTCTGGCCCGCCGCCTTCCTCCTCGCCGGCGCCGCCGTCTGGCTCCTCGCCGCCCCGGCGCCGCTGACCGGTCTCCGACTGCTCCGAACGCCCGACCGCTCCGTGAGCGACCTGCTCGGCGACCGCCCGGACCGGGCTTGCTTCGTCGGCACCGTCGCCGAAGCCGAGGGCGGCCGCACCGTCGAGGCGCCGTTCACCGGCCGGTCGGCGGTCGCGCTGGCCTACCAAGTGCTCGAAGAACGAGCCGCCCGCGGCTGGTGGCTGTTTGGCTCCACCCTCTGGCGCCCGACCAGCTTCGAACCCATCGACGGCGGCGCCGTCGCGGGCCAGTTCCTGCTCGACGACGGCACCGGGACGGTTCGGGTCGACCCCAGCGGCGCGACGTTCCGGCTCGAACCGGACACGACGATACAGGTCGAGGGCGGGGACACGCCGCCCGAACGCGTCCGGCGCTACATCGACGCCAACGACGACGTGGACGACGAGGACCTGTCGGTGAGCCTCGGCCCGATCGACTGGGGCGTCGGCGACGACCGGCGCTACGTCGAACGGCGCCTCGAACCCGGCGACGAGGTGTTGGTCTGCGGGGCCGCTCGTGACGCCCGCGGCGCCGTCGGCGCCGTGCCAGCCGTTATCGACGGCGGGTCGCCGTTCCTGCTCGGCGATTCCTCCCGCCGGACGGTCGCTCGGCGGCTGCTGATCGGCGACCTCTTCGGGGTGGCGCTCTCGATTTTGCTGATCGCCGTCGGTGTTGGGGCGTACGCCCTCGTCCTCTGAGGCGGGGCGAACCGGCCCATCCCCCGAAACGCCTACCTGCCGGCTCCGCCAACGGTACCCATGAGCGAAACTGACGACGCCCAGGCCCAGGCCGGGACGGCCGAGGGACAGGGGCCCGTGCTGATCTCCGAAGCCCTCTCCGAGCGACTGGCGGACAAACGCGACGAGCTGTTCGAGGAGTTCGAACTCCGCGACGAGTTCCCCCCCGCCGTGATGCGCGAGGCCGAACGGCGCATCGAGAACGTCGAACAGGAGATCCAGGACGAACTCGACGAGCGACGGGACCTCCGGGACCTCACCGCCTGGACCACCGACCCCGCCGACGCACAGGACTTCGACGACGCCATCTCCGTCGAGGAGCACGACGACGAGTACGTCCTCTACGTCCACATCGCCGACGTGAGCCACTACGTCCACCCGGACTCGCTGATGTGGGAGGAGGCGGTCGAGCGCTGTAACACGGTCTACCTGCCGGGGTACACGACCCACATGCTGCCGCCCGCGCTGGCGGAGACGGTCTGTTCGCTCGTCCCACAGGAGGACCGACTCGCCCACACCGTCGAGATGCACCTCGACCCGGAGACGCTCTCGTTCGACGAGATCGAGATCTACAAGTCCGTCATCAACTCCAACGAGCGCCTGACCTACACGCAGTGTGAGAACCGCCTCGACGACGAGGACGCGCCGCTGCACGCGGAGAACCGGCTGGCGTTCGAACTCGCCGACCGCATGCACGAACAGCGCAAGGAGGACGGCTCGCTCGTGCTCAACCCCCGGCGGGACCGCGCCCACACGATGATCGAGGAGTCGATGTTGAAAGCGAACAAGGCGGTCACGCACACGCTGATGTGGGACCGCGGCGTCGAGGCGATGTACCGCGTCCACCCCCAGCCCACCCCCGAGCAGTGGAACAAGGCGCTCAAGGAGATCCAGGAACTCGACGGCGTCTCCATCCCGGGGCAGGCCTGGGACGACCCGCGGAAGGCCGTCAACGCCGCGCTGGAGGAGTCACCCGGCCGCTCGCTCGACAAGATCCAGCGCGCCGTCCTGAAGGTGATGCCCCGGGCGAAGTACATGAACGACCCCTTCGGCGGTCACCACGCGCTCAACTTCGACATCTACGGCCACTTCACCTCGCCCATCCGGCGGCTGTCGGACCTGATCAACCACTGGATCGTCCACGAGAACGACGTGCCCGAGGACCTCATCGAACTCTGTGACCGCGCTTCGGACAAGCAGAAGGACGGCGAGACCGCCGAGCGACTCTACAAGCAGTTCATGCAGGAACAGGGACTAGACCCCCACGCCGTGAACAACCGCGGCGTCGAGGTCGTCGACGCCGAGGACGCCGACCACGACGTGTAAGCGGCCGGGGCCAAGGTCGCGGCGACTCCCGGCCCGGCCACGACGCGCTGTTTCTCCCGATCAGTCGTCTGCTCCCGAGTCGGACATCCCCTTCCGGAGGTAGTGGGCCCCGATGCCGCCGCCGGCGCCGAGTCCCACCCCGACCAGAGCACCGCCGCCGGCCCCGTACCCCACCGAGGTGGCCGAGAGCTCCGCGACGGGGACGGTTCCGGCGTGGGACGGGGTCATGCCCGCGAGGAGCACGAAGAGGAACGCGCCAGCGACGGCACCGAGGGCGGCGCACCCGAGCGCCCCGGCGAGGCCGCCACCGGCGATGCTCACGCCCCGTCCGCCGCCACGAACCGCCGCGGCGACGCCGCCGCCGACCGCCGGCCAGCCGAGCAGCGGGAGAACGAACAGCCACGGCGACAGGCCGCTGCCGATAGCCCGATCCACCAGCAGGCCGACGAGGGGGAGCAGCGCCGCGGTCGGGACGGCCCCGATCACGGTGACGGTTGCCCCGACCACGACGCCGAGTGCGGTCTTCCGGGTGCTCACGCCTGCCACCTCGGCTGAGGGGAACTAGAAACCACGGGCCCGGGGGGACGGACCGCGAGGGAAACACCCACGTACCACGCCCCATTCCCTCCGAGTAATGCGTCCAACCCCTACGAACGGAGGTCCCTTGTGACCGACTCGGAGACTCGCGTCGGCGTCGACATCGGCGGCACGTTCACCGACGTCGTCGCCGTCCGTGACGGCGAGGTCACCGTCACTAAGACGCCGTCGACGCCGGCCAACCCCGAACGGGGCGTGTTGAACGGGCTCGAAGCGAGCGAGTCAGCGGCGGGCTACGGCCCCGCTGACGTGGCGTTCTTCAGCCACGGGACGACCGTCGCCACCAACGCCGTGTTGGAGGGGACGTGGGCCGACACCGCCCTCGTCACGACCGAGGGGTTCCGCGACGCCCTCGAGATCGGGCGGCAGGACCGGCCGGACATCTACGACTTCACCGCCGAGAAGGCCGAACCCGTGGTCCCGCGGGATCGCCGATTCACCGTCCCCGAACGCCTCGAC
It includes:
- a CDS encoding pyridoxal phosphate-dependent aminotransferase yields the protein MPTPTERVRACERSKIRVMFDLAEAADRDLVRLEVGEPDFDTAEHVVDAACEAARTGETHYTSNAGLPELRAAISDTLEREFEVEYDADQLTVTNGGMEALHLAILATVEDGEEVVIPSPSWPNYWTQTRLADGVPVEVPMAEETGYALDADRVIDAMSDDTAAVILCSPSNPTGQVFDPEPMRAVVEAAADHDAYVLADEVYLGLTYDRDPTGLAALTGHPDHLLTIGSCSKAYAMTGWRVGWLGGPTELVDEATKIHESTTACAGSVAQHAAIAALTGPQEPVEEMYEAFAERREYVAERVADMEGVSAPTPDGAFYAFLDVDLPGSSLEVAKRLLREQDVVLAPGDGFGEAGEGKLRLSFANSLDRLEKGLDGIEAAVRDA
- a CDS encoding pyridoxamine 5'-phosphate oxidase family protein; the protein is MVAVEMAADEIDAFLRGAGAGTLSLADGGESYAIPESFGYDGEHLYFQLVRDEDSRKMQFLDGTGTATFTVWTEAPAESVVARGTLEPVPDADVVTASNAIAENATVPTLNVVPDSTVDKLGMEYYRLVPEELTGRKFGANPESLAD
- a CDS encoding SDR family NAD(P)-dependent oxidoreductase, with product MPAAIVTGSSRGIGRGVAERYAADGYDVAVNYHTSEAKAEETAERVRAAGQEAVVVGADVSDPAGAERLVETAADAFGGVDHVVNNAGIDQHVYTAELSSEDFDRVMDVNVNSAFTVTKAALPYLEESADNPSVVNISSILAFTGAPIEVHYAASKGALLSLTKSHASDFAPDIRVNAVAPGHIETDMVSDRTDEEMAEEIARIPVGRIGQVEDIADGCAYLRDAGFVTGETLHVNGGELMR
- a CDS encoding molybdopterin-dependent oxidoreductase, whose protein sequence is MGRFRARVLRLAPPPRAVDWAILAVVAGAVATGLLAWTGWLPQGVLVDLHGIIGVTLTGLLAFKFARVARRVTDRRAWDRTTPVSVLLGTVAVAALVTGVFWSLGGNVPLGPWTTLNAHVGLGLLVVPILLVHLRSRLRLPGRTDASRRSAIRLGGLLVAGTLAWRLGEAVAGVRGVTTRETGSKPTGTLYDTETEGGSFPVTSWVADDPDPIDRETWTLSVTGLDGDGAEMRYGDLLAVAGDERRATLDCTSGWYTVQNWRGVRVGDLLAAAGVDPDAEGARWVRFVSVTGYRWSLPLAEASDALLATGIDAATLGHGHGGPARLVAPGRRGFQWVKWVERVELRRDPDPAQWLVTLISGFD
- a CDS encoding cupin domain-containing protein, translated to MERVAVDDLENSVQAAAVMRGLTEPLGLTDVAINHYELEPGDSFAFAYHNHEVQEEVFYVVSGTATFETESGPVVVGPREAIRFDREEFQRGWNRGDERVVAIAIGAPLDYGTQVKLRDCPECGEETDNDLERPEGEDVVVARCKRCGTETGRWYRGSMDEVP
- a CDS encoding RNA-binding protein; this translates as MKVSSRHHLRSDAVAEIEDALSEGLGVELDADTYELVELEDTTFDVVLVDGEPDVLYYEGEPFLSVRGANSHPPDEGVVTVDAGAVSFVSGGADVMRPGITEADEAIEEGDLVVIVEESHGKALAVGRALVDGDEMVGDSGKVVESLHHVGDDVYEFSV
- a CDS encoding ribonuclease catalytic domain-containing protein, whose translation is MSETDDAQAQAGTAEGQGPVLISEALSERLADKRDELFEEFELRDEFPPAVMREAERRIENVEQEIQDELDERRDLRDLTAWTTDPADAQDFDDAISVEEHDDEYVLYVHIADVSHYVHPDSLMWEEAVERCNTVYLPGYTTHMLPPALAETVCSLVPQEDRLAHTVEMHLDPETLSFDEIEIYKSVINSNERLTYTQCENRLDDEDAPLHAENRLAFELADRMHEQRKEDGSLVLNPRRDRAHTMIEESMLKANKAVTHTLMWDRGVEAMYRVHPQPTPEQWNKALKEIQELDGVSIPGQAWDDPRKAVNAALEESPGRSLDKIQRAVLKVMPRAKYMNDPFGGHHALNFDIYGHFTSPIRRLSDLINHWIVHENDVPEDLIELCDRASDKQKDGETAERLYKQFMQEQGLDPHAVNNRGVEVVDAEDADHDV